The region GTACAGGCAAGCGACGATAACCATGCCCGTGTTCAGCACACCCGACCAACCTCCGAAATCCTCGGGCGTTTTCATGTTGTTCTCCAGCGGTAGCACCATACCAATTCCTTCGAAAGCGTAGATTGCGGTCCCGAAATACAGCGGGAGTTGAGCCCACGTAGCGTACGGTTTCACCGTATGCGTGTTGGGCAAATCTTGCAGCATATAATAGAACGTGCACGTAAGACctgaaggaaaaaggaaaaacgattatcaaacaaacataacGATTCGTTTTCGCACGTATCCAAGAGCCTTACCAGCCAACGTTAACACTGCTGCAATGAGCGACACCGGTGTTAGATACTTCAGATTGCGCACCAGAttgagcagcaccatcggAATGAGCAGTAATAGCAGATAAATGCGAGTGTGCAGATCGAAAAAGTAGTGTGCCACCACTTCGCGTAGATTGGCCGCGACAAACACAAAGTACACACAACAGAAGCCAAGCTGCGTGATCACCAGGAACATGTTGATCAGATTGCGTGCCAGCTTCGAATAGCGCCGCAGCCCGACAGGGCCAGATTCAAACGATCGGTAACACACTTCATCGAAGCTGAGGCTCGGCACCTGCAGCCGGCGGCACAGGTCGTGCGAGCATTTGACCAGCATGTGCATACAGTGCGTACAGATGGCACCCATTAGCAGTGTTCCGAACAGACCGACATACAAACCGGCATTTTTAAAAGCGTCCGGCATCGCGAGGATCCCGGTACCGATGTTGCCCTTCAGCAGATGAATCATCGTATCGAGATTGGTCGTCGGATGCTCGAGTGTACGGTGCATCGAGGGTTCATAGCCGTCAGCCGACGACGAGCCATAGCTGGGGTCTTCCTTGGGTACCAAACTGTCGGTTTCGTTGGCCGTGTCGACGATCGTGTTTTCGGGGGAACTGCGTAGATCCGGCCGAGCCATTATTTGGGGCGGATCGTCCATCGGACCACCGTTGAAGTCGGCCGCGTTACCAAGCAGATGCTCCCGTTCATTCATCATCTTTCGGGAGTTCTAGGgtcgaagagaaaaaaagtgatAAGAAACGATTAGCACGCTGATGTTAAATGGTATGCTTTAGATGGTACTACTTTAAGGGTAGCGTGTGCACGAGTGCAACGAATGCTAAGCGTGTGTTCTTGGTGAACTTTAAAGCCTGAAGGTAGAAATATCATAActtgtgtttccatttttcaaacagagaTTACTCAAAAGAGATGCTTCATTTACAATCCATTTAGTGATTGTTTATCATGTCCTTTGTTAAACCTTAAATACAACAATTTGCTCCGCGTTGTGAGGAAAAGCCAGGATCGAAGTACaagagaatgagaagaaaattTTCCACCGCGATTAGAGTGGCCAAGCTACACCCATCACGACACCATGCTCATAGATGGCCACAGAAAAGATATGGGCTGGCACAACAAGGAAGGCTGCTTTCCGGCTTGCCAACCCCAGACCCAATTCCTTTTGGATTGCTTTGTTAGCCCTACACAAACAATGGTTGCTATCCCATCGGATGCAAATCAGAAGGCCGAGGAGGCTACCGGTTGTTGCTGACTGCGGAGCATAATGATAACGAACGACGAAATGTAAATTGCTTCCCTACATGccttggtttcctttttctttcaaagCATTGGTCCCGGAACATGTGACAGAGGCCAGTATGTATTGTGTGCTTGTAAAAGAATAGTATACTCCTTTAAATATCATTTTACACAATTTAGTCACCTGTTTCAGTGCCAGTGATCCGGGagtaaaaatgtttaattttgttgTCGAATGTGTAACCACGCAACAATACACAGCACAGGTATAGAAGAACAGACAACGATCCAACAGGTCCTTCGTGTTCATAGCTGCTACTCCCACCATCACTTGCGATAAGATCTTCCATCACATGCAgggtaaatatttgaaaagtaccgaattcaattaaagcCAACCGCTGTAAAGCGCAGTTTGCGCGCGTTACGTTTCTGGGTTCTTAAAGACATTCAAACGAGATTGGACTGCTGACAACGGTGGAAAGTAGAGGTTGAAAGCGGGCACACTGGAAACCGATGACCTCTCGTCGCACAGCGAGCATTTTTCTGGTTGAAATTACATTCTGTACGATTCCAAGTATgctatgaaaatgaaaaagaacaaacgatTCAACGGGAAATTCCTTCAGTTACTTCAGGAATGCTTATGAGGTtagagaaaaatggtttccacaCCGTAGAGAACCAGCTCGACATacagtttgttttgcaaagttCTTATGAAAGAAATGTTGCATTCGTACTTTAAACAGCGCTATATAGTGGCTCCTTAAAGGAAAACCATCTTCCTGGAACGCTATCGGCGAAAAGGCTACTGCCTAAGCCGAAAACTGACAGTCCATTATCGATAACACATCAACCACCGGGGTAGGGAAAAGTTGAGATGAAAttcttccgcaaaaaaaaagactgaTACCGCATTCTCCTGTGACACATCATTTGGAGGCTTTTCATAGGATTCTTCCGCAAAAAGCCTATTAGGTGCGCCCGGGCACCCCCCCCGAATGAATGCTCGGCATAATCGCTTGACTAACCGTTGACCAGCATCATCTGTAACCCCATTCAAAAGGCCCTATCTAGTGCCAGTCAGGCATCCCCCGTGTTTCCATGCCAACAAAGCGTCTTTGCCGTGTAGATCGATGGACGTTGCTACCCACGGAACATCCGTGCCGCTGCCCTATAGAGCCAGGTTCGCCAGGACGACATCAAACGTGGTCGCTTTATGAAATGTGCaaaattgattccatttcatGGCCCGGAGGTGTTTTCGTTGGAGTGTGCTCGGAATAACTAATAATTCGTTCTGTTTGGCTTCCTCGACTTGAAGAAGAATTTAGCCCCCGGTGCGTCTCAATCGAGTTCAGCATCTTTTGCGATAGTTGGTTCTTTGGCGCGTCTTCGAAAGAAAGTTGTAACAAAAAACTTTAAGAAATCCGGTTCCCTCCACTACCAGCGTCCAGTTTCGTTGGATGTCCCCTAAACGGTTCAATTAACAGCATTCTTATCGCTACCAGAGCGACGCGGCTACACGCCATCCAAGTTCACTACGCTTCGTAATCAGAGCGTGCATTTAAGTGGAACGGGATGCCGCCGCTATGCTACCCCCTATTGCTGTTCAACGATCCAGAAACCGTCATTTCGGGGGTAATGGGTGAGTTATACGCCCTTTTGCGAaactgataatgatgattgtggAGTGGAACTGTGACGCGTGTCATAGGCTCCTAGGGCACGTGGAGCACTTTTTTTGGTAGAATACAATCTTGTAATGAGAAGCAGAGCGTTTTTTACACTTTAGTCACGACCGTTTGAAATGAATCGAGCGTCAGCGCTTGTTATACTACATCTCTTGTTTCAAGTAACCCCGTGAAAACAGGAAATAGCTGGCACATAATTAATACTTTGTGTTAAAAGCAACACGTTCTCCCTCTATTTATCACAACCTCCCAGCATCCCAGCGTGTGCCATTTACGACACTGTTTGTCCACGTTCGCAGTGCGGTCTAGGATATCTATCCTTTAGAGTTACACTCTGCTTGGTTTTTGCTGTCCGTGCTGTTGACCAGTCCATTTCACAGTTAATCCGCTCATTGGTATTCATGGAccgcacacactggcacacccCTTTCTACATCACCATGACGATGCACTGCGATGGCAGGATCATCAAaattccttctcttttttcctcggtctcgcaCATTTCGATAACCTTTCTTTCGTAACAGATGAACATGTTCTTCCTTAACGGCTTGTGCGAGGAAGAATGCTTcatattgaaatgaaaactgcATGTCCGGGACTGAAAGCCACTGCCCACTGTATCACATCTGAATCCATTATGTGCTTAatgatcttcttcttgcaCAACGTGATTGATTAACCAGTGCAGCGAATTGAAATGAGGCCAACAGGACCCACAAAAAGTAAAGCTCAATTGATAATAAAGTCACATCTGTGTGTGGCAATGTACTGCTGGGTGAAACATCGTTATCGGTTTCACAAAGTTTCATTTCTCTGTTCCTCGGTTGAGGCTCGCGCGCACAGAATTGCGGGGGTCCATCATTGCCAGCATCCCAGAACAATGTTGTCATGCGGGTTTCAACCTTTGCTCCAAATATACTATCATTCTCACAAACAAAAAGTGCTGGTATTCTATATTCTCCCAATGCTTTTCTTTGCAAAAACTTTGTGCAGAATGAAATCGGTCAAGCAGGATAGTGCAGCCAACCAAGCTATAAGTGAGTGCTACAACACGGGACACACGTGATAAAATCGGAAACTTAAACTAATGTTaaagaaagtgaaaggaaaagaaataaaaaataacttacaaacaaacaattcctTCTGTCGCGAGTGATTACAGTATCGTTTCttgcaccagcgccagcaccagtccGCAGTCCGTTTCCAACTGTTGCCCGTGTCCTTCACACAAAACTTCCTCGGTACAACTCCACAATAGAAACCGTTTTATCTTGCACTTTGCCTAGCGCCCTTGCACGGTCACTGTTGGTGATCGGTGCTGAGTCAACAGGCTTCTCGCAGTTGCACGCTCTGCAAATGATGCATAACCCTTCGAAGCGATGATGatactgatgatgctggacaGCAACGAGTCACACACTCGTCGTTATCTGCTCCAATAGTATATCCGACGGCACATAAAACCACGACGATGACTGCACTTTGACCTTTACACGCACCACCCCAGAACACTCGCGTGCACTTCGAGGATATAGAACAGGGCGCGCTGTATCGTAATCACTAAGaaatgataacaaaaaaagaaaaaaagaagaaaggaaataaaaaggataacaGAACAAAACACGGATCGCAATCTAACGACCAGAGAGTTCCTGGGTCGATGGATCAGCGGGTGGATTTCATGTAATTACATAATGTTTTGTAGGTTTTCCACGGCTTTTCgcggttgttttgtgtttgtcttttgCGACAAGGGCGATGCCCTTACCGCGTCGTCCGATGCGGGCTCGGGGGAAGCGCATTAATACGATAAGAGTGGTCATTTCGTCGCGTGTGAGACTCGCGGTGTTGCGGTGGTCCAAATTGTTAACCATTCCCTTATCAACAGGACATTCCACAAACAGACAAAGACCCAGATTTGGTTCGAAGCACAATTACCAACCTGTAGATTGATGAGAGGCGTGAAGTCTTCCATCTTCAGGTGCCTTTATTACAGGTAACTTGCGCAAATCCTTGCTCCGATGTTGATGGTTGGTCGCAGTGAACTTGTATCCTCTCTTTACAGCAGCCTGCCTAGAATATCATGTTTTTGATGCAGAACGCAACTAGCGAACACCACAGCCTTGTCCCGTTATCGTATCACAAACAATagacaaaataaaacacaaagaCAACACGGTAGGCCACGACAAACACCTTCGGAATGTAACGAACAAAAAGGATGGTCACGGTCCGCAAGGATGTTCGATTTCTCGCTAGTCCTTTCGCGGGGAAATTGAGCACCACGGCAGAGGAATGTAAAATCGAGGGCAGCCAATCCTTACGGCCACTCAGGACGGCGGAAAATTAAGCACAAAACTCCGTCTCACCGTGcgcgtttttgtttgtgcctcggatttttttttcatgcgcCCTCCGAACACAAGAATTTTAGGGCATCGAGATAAGGTCGGCTTATATGATCATACGAATCATATACGACTCATGTACGGCTTCCGTTGACTGCTGGCTCAGTGGGGTGATAAATCGGCCCACGTCACGTCGAGCgagatagaagaagaagaaggaccgAGATTGCCTTGGAACCGGAGAATTTCGTGGTGTTTTTGAAGATCTTTCCAGCATCCCTAAACAACCGCGAGCCACGATGAAGAACCTGACCGAGGTGCTGCACAAGTTCTACGATGAGTACACGGTGAAAACGCCGAAGAAGCTCAAGATTGTGGACGCCTACTTGCTATACGTGCTGCTGACCGGCATCACCCAGTTTGTTTACTGTTGCCTCGTTGGAACATTCCCGTTCAACTCCTTCCTGGCCGGTTTCATCTGCACCGTCAGCTGCTTCGTGCTCGGTGGTAAGTCCTCTTTATCTACCGGTCAATTCCTCGCCAACCTAATTAACCGTTTGTCTGCATTTCTTCGCTCCAGTTTGTCTCCGCCTCCAGTCCAACCCGCAGAACAAGGACCAGTTTGCAGGAATCTCTCCCGAACGTGGCTTCGCGGATTTCGTCTTTGCACACGTAATATTGCACCTGGTCGTGGTCAACTTTATTGGTTAAATCGGGCTGGGGTGCAATTGCGAATTTAGAATTTAAGTGGAAAAAGCAAAGTACCGTGGGGGGGAAGGCTGTAAACGCAGGAAATACACGATGAACAGATGAACACGCGTCGAGATGGGTTCATTGAGCCTGCGTTCACCGGCATccgaaagggggtggtgggcgtTGCGTGAGATAAACATAAAGACACTCACTAATTTGTTCCACTTTGCATTCGCCGCAACTTgtgccatccagcagcagcagctctagtCAATTAATTACTCAGTAAGCCGTCTTGTGATATGCCGaaaccaatcatcatcgtcaccggatTTGGACCGTTCGTGGGTCACGAAGAGCGGAACGCCAGCTGGGAAGCGGTGCGGTTGCTGCCCGATCGCCTACTTTTCAAGAATGACTCATACGAAATCCGCAAGCTGGAGGTCCCCGTAACCTACGAGGCCGTCGATCGCATCGTACCGCTCATCTGGGCAGCGGAACCTTCCGTAAGTAATGGGGCCAAGTGTGTGGGGACGGTAACGGAAGGTGCTGATATTGGCCACATCTGTCCTACGCAGCTCGTGGTGCATGTGGGCGTCCATGGGGGCATCAGCACGATCAACCTGGAGCACGGTTCCTACACCACCGGGTACTGTAAGCCCGATTTCGCTAACCGTTGTTTGCCGTGCGATAAGATAACACTTCACGGCAAGGAGGCAACGAGCAGTAGCGAACCGTGTCCGGCTCTGACGACCAATCTTGACATCGAACGAATAGCGCAGGAACTTAATCTTGAGACGAATaccaagtgctgctgctccaccgaaGTCGGAAAGTAAGTCAGTCTGGGGCTAGCTGGTTCGGGAATGTTTAACCGTCAATCGTTCTTTTCCAGTTACCTTTGTGGATACATCTACCTGAAATCCCTGGATGTAGACCCGGATCGAACGCTGTTCGTGCATGTGCCAAACATCGGTAAACCGTACACCTCGGAGGAAACGAAAGCGACACTCTATCGTCTGATCGAAAAATGTCTCGATGATCTAGCGACATCCAAGAAACTGATCTAAACTACTACCTCTACCCGGCGCGCGTACGGGATGTGTTTGATACTGGCTTCAAATTTATTCTCTGAACCCTTTGCTCTACCTGACGAATAAATGTTGTTTTGGATGTTTTACTCGCTTTGGAATCTCTTACTCTTGATCCTGCTACACAGCGTCACTTTGTAACACTCTTCGTAGCTCTGCTGCCAATTCATCGGGTGTTTGAAGATTGCAAACGTTTATCTGAAACGAATAATCCAAAGAGACGGATTAGTATCATGGATGAAATTGGTTATTCAAGTGATAAGCCACATTCGTTGACATCTTACCGTCGCTCGTTCGATGGACTTATCTTCCAAAATACGCAATTTCAGCTTCATCAAACCAACAGGGGTCTCGCGATCACTGAGACAGTGCTTCTCATCCAGCACGTCCAAGTTCTTGACACTACCGGCGCTGTTTTTCTGCTGCACCAAGAGTCCAGCAATGTTCAGATGCTTCACGGGAAGGTTGTACGCGAAGGAagcaattttcatttgctcTAAACATTCGGCCACCCGTCGTAGTGCGGGCCGGACCAGAAACTCGGGAGCCCGTCGATCCAGCACAAAAGCATCCCCCGGCTTTCGAATCTTTTTGATCATATCCATCGATTCCGGTAGATCTATTTCAGCGCAGCTGAGCAGCAAATCTTTCCTCGATTCGACTTTCGTCCGATCTTTGCGTAGATTCTGCACTAATGCCCGATCCTTAAACAGTAGCTTTAGCAATCCCAACGGTTGACGACCACCTAACCACAGCGAAAGGACGGTATCGACCAGAACATCCGGCGCGTTACGGTATTCACCTGCTTCCAGCTTTAGCCGGATCGCTTTCTCTAGCATGTTCACGTTCATACCGGTAGCGTCCAGCGGAATACTGAGGGTACTGCAGCTCCACAGAAACGTAGCAATGTCCTTGGGGCG is a window of Anopheles aquasalis chromosome 2, idAnoAquaMG_Q_19, whole genome shotgun sequence DNA encoding:
- the LOC126569404 gene encoding proton-coupled amino acid transporter-like protein CG1139 isoform X2, with amino-acid sequence MMNEREHLLGNAADFNGGPMDDPPQIMARPDLRSSPENTIVDTANETDSLVPKEDPSYGSSSADGYEPSMHRTLEHPTTNLDTMIHLLKGNIGTGILAMPDAFKNAGLYVGLFGTLLMGAICTHCMHMLVKCSHDLCRRLQVPSLSFDEVCYRSFESGPVGLRRYSKLARNLINMFLVITQLGFCCVYFVFVAANLREVVAHYFFDLHTRIYLLLLLIPMVLLNLVRNLKYLTPVSLIAAVLTLAGLTCTFYYMLQDLPNTHTVKPYATWAQLPLYFGTAIYAFEGIGMVLPLENNMKTPEDFGGWSGVLNTGMVIVACLYTAVGFFGYLKYGEAVKGSITLNLPGDQLIAQLVRIMMALAIFFSYSLQFYVPMSIINPYIRRNLQTVQSRQIGEYLARVALVLFTFLLAAMVPNLGAVISLVGAVSSSTLALIFPPLIEIVTFWPNGLGRHYWVLWKDIAIMVFGILGFIFGTYTSIAQILNPDLN
- the LOC126569404 gene encoding proton-coupled amino acid transporter-like protein CG1139 isoform X1 — protein: MEDFTPLINLQNSRKMMNEREHLLGNAADFNGGPMDDPPQIMARPDLRSSPENTIVDTANETDSLVPKEDPSYGSSSADGYEPSMHRTLEHPTTNLDTMIHLLKGNIGTGILAMPDAFKNAGLYVGLFGTLLMGAICTHCMHMLVKCSHDLCRRLQVPSLSFDEVCYRSFESGPVGLRRYSKLARNLINMFLVITQLGFCCVYFVFVAANLREVVAHYFFDLHTRIYLLLLLIPMVLLNLVRNLKYLTPVSLIAAVLTLAGLTCTFYYMLQDLPNTHTVKPYATWAQLPLYFGTAIYAFEGIGMVLPLENNMKTPEDFGGWSGVLNTGMVIVACLYTAVGFFGYLKYGEAVKGSITLNLPGDQLIAQLVRIMMALAIFFSYSLQFYVPMSIINPYIRRNLQTVQSRQIGEYLARVALVLFTFLLAAMVPNLGAVISLVGAVSSSTLALIFPPLIEIVTFWPNGLGRHYWVLWKDIAIMVFGILGFIFGTYTSIAQILNPDLN
- the LOC126569666 gene encoding dolichyl-diphosphooligosaccharide--protein glycosyltransferase subunit DAD1 yields the protein MKNLTEVLHKFYDEYTVKTPKKLKIVDAYLLYVLLTGITQFVYCCLVGTFPFNSFLAGFICTVSCFVLGVCLRLQSNPQNKDQFAGISPERGFADFVFAHVILHLVVVNFIG
- the LOC126569665 gene encoding pyroglutamyl-peptidase 1, translating into MPKPIIIVTGFGPFVGHEERNASWEAVRLLPDRLLFKNDSYEIRKLEVPVTYEAVDRIVPLIWAAEPSLVVHVGVHGGISTINLEHGSYTTGYCKPDFANRCLPCDKITLHGKEATSSSEPCPALTTNLDIERIAQELNLETNTKCCCSTEVGNYLCGYIYLKSLDVDPDRTLFVHVPNIGKPYTSEETKATLYRLIEKCLDDLATSKKLI